The Planococcus versutus genome contains a region encoding:
- a CDS encoding GntR family transcriptional regulator — translation MLDKQSPIPIYIQIEEQLKQQIQQGDFSIGMAIPSERELTERFGVSRMTVRQSITNLVNEGLLYREKGRGTFVASPKVEQPLNGLTSFTEDMLARGMVPSNKVITFEIRDPDADIVADLHLVEGEKVYFIERIRFADDKTMAIERTYLPVARFPALQSDLLKGSLYALIENNQQLKISHATQRMEAGLVKKEDAELLQISVPAAILMIERISYLAGDLPFELVRSTYRADRYKFTTDIQR, via the coding sequence GTGTTAGATAAACAATCGCCAATTCCAATTTATATACAAATAGAAGAGCAGCTGAAACAACAAATTCAGCAAGGCGATTTTTCAATTGGTATGGCGATTCCCTCTGAACGTGAACTGACTGAGCGTTTTGGTGTTAGTCGAATGACTGTACGCCAGTCGATCACCAATTTGGTCAACGAAGGTTTGTTGTACCGAGAAAAAGGACGCGGCACATTTGTGGCGTCACCTAAAGTAGAACAGCCGCTAAATGGACTGACCAGCTTTACAGAAGATATGTTGGCGCGCGGAATGGTCCCAAGCAATAAAGTCATTACGTTTGAAATTCGAGATCCGGACGCTGATATTGTCGCTGACTTGCATTTAGTAGAAGGCGAAAAAGTATATTTTATTGAACGGATTCGCTTTGCAGATGACAAAACAATGGCGATTGAACGAACATACTTGCCAGTCGCTCGATTTCCCGCCTTGCAAAGCGACTTGCTTAAAGGTTCGCTATACGCACTGATTGAAAATAATCAACAACTGAAAATTAGCCATGCGACCCAACGGATGGAAGCAGGGCTAGTGAAAAAAGAAGATGCCGAGCTACTACAAATCAGCGTACCCGCCGCAATTTTAATGATTGAACGCATCAGCTATTTAGCTGGGGATTTGCCGTTCGAGTTAGTTCGTAGCACCTACCGAGCAGATCGTTATAAATTTACAACAGATATTCAGAGGTAA
- the nagB gene encoding glucosamine-6-phosphate deaminase has translation MKVVRVETYEEMSSKAAQIVEQQIQKNNRSVLGLATGSTPVGLYENLIQGVKERGMSYRDIHTVNLDEYLGLSGTDPQSYRYFMNEKLFQHIDIDLANTHIPNGKATSVEEECQRYEAMVNEIGPVDLQILGMGMNGHIGFNEPGTPENSVTHSIELEPSTRSSNARFFDSLDEVPTHAITMGIASILKSKQILVLASGESKAQAVKVLLEGNVSEEFPASFLWNHQDVTIIVDKDAYSLVTEKEE, from the coding sequence ATGAAGGTAGTACGTGTAGAAACTTATGAAGAAATGAGCAGCAAAGCAGCACAAATCGTAGAACAACAAATTCAAAAAAACAATCGTTCGGTGCTGGGACTTGCAACTGGATCGACACCTGTTGGTCTTTATGAAAACCTAATTCAAGGGGTAAAAGAGCGCGGTATGTCTTATCGCGACATTCATACAGTCAACTTAGACGAGTACTTGGGTTTATCAGGAACTGATCCACAAAGCTATCGCTATTTTATGAATGAAAAACTGTTTCAACATATTGATATTGACTTGGCAAACACACATATTCCCAATGGTAAAGCGACTTCTGTAGAAGAAGAATGTCAACGCTACGAAGCAATGGTCAATGAAATTGGACCTGTTGATTTGCAAATTCTTGGTATGGGGATGAATGGTCACATTGGCTTTAATGAACCTGGAACGCCTGAGAATAGTGTGACACATTCCATAGAGCTAGAGCCGTCAACACGAAGCAGCAATGCACGCTTTTTCGATAGTCTTGATGAAGTACCAACACATGCCATTACGATGGGAATTGCATCTATTTTAAAAAGTAAGCAAATTCTCGTATTGGCTTCAGGAGAAAGCAAAGCACAAGCAGTAAAAGTGTTGTTAGAAGGAAACGTAAGTGAAGAATTTCCAGCTTCATTTCTATGGAATCACCAGGATGTGACAATAATTGTAGATAAGGATGCTTATAGCTTGGTAACGGAAAAAGAGGAGTGA
- the nagA gene encoding N-acetylglucosamine-6-phosphate deacetylase: protein MKKSVLISGITIADAVEESFVGDILLEDGKISRVAEKINVQADSYVDATDKNWTAFPGFIDIHIHGAAGFDVMDATPEALSGLAAALPKEGTTSFLATTMTQTENAISAALQNIQEFEAQEGQAQMLGVHLEGPFISSKRAGAQPIEHIIEPSIALFQKWQKLSGDHIRVVTIAPEATHGSRFIKELAEEGIIASIGHSDATFEEVQTAVTCGATHVTHLYNQMSPLHHRNPGVVGAALLEDALSVEVIADFIHSHPSAVKLAFRQKGADRLILITDAMRAKGLPPGVYDLGGQDVQVTEKDARLADGTLAGSILTMEKAVQNIQSILNCNLKELVAITSANAATALGLSTKAKLKAGMDADVAIVDDDFTVQMTICKGTIAYNKECQK from the coding sequence ATGAAGAAAAGTGTATTGATTTCAGGCATCACGATTGCAGATGCGGTAGAGGAAAGTTTCGTAGGAGACATTTTGCTAGAAGATGGAAAAATAAGTCGTGTAGCTGAAAAAATAAATGTACAGGCAGATAGCTACGTGGATGCAACCGATAAAAACTGGACAGCATTTCCTGGGTTTATCGACATCCACATTCATGGAGCCGCAGGATTTGATGTAATGGATGCAACGCCTGAAGCATTGAGTGGATTAGCAGCAGCCTTACCAAAAGAAGGGACAACCAGTTTTCTAGCAACAACTATGACGCAAACTGAAAATGCCATTTCAGCTGCTTTGCAAAATATTCAAGAATTTGAAGCACAAGAAGGACAAGCTCAAATGCTAGGTGTACACTTAGAAGGGCCTTTTATTTCAAGTAAACGTGCGGGAGCTCAACCAATTGAGCATATTATTGAACCTTCTATAGCGTTATTTCAAAAATGGCAAAAGCTAAGTGGTGACCACATTCGTGTAGTAACCATTGCTCCCGAAGCAACACATGGTTCGAGATTTATTAAAGAACTAGCAGAAGAAGGAATCATTGCATCAATTGGACACTCGGATGCTACATTTGAAGAAGTACAGACAGCTGTTACTTGTGGAGCAACACATGTGACGCATCTATACAACCAAATGAGTCCGCTTCATCATCGCAATCCAGGAGTAGTGGGCGCAGCTTTACTAGAAGATGCCTTATCGGTAGAAGTCATTGCAGACTTTATTCACAGTCATCCATCTGCTGTTAAACTAGCTTTTCGTCAAAAAGGAGCAGATCGGCTTATTTTGATTACAGATGCGATGCGTGCGAAAGGGTTACCACCTGGAGTTTACGATTTGGGTGGACAAGATGTGCAAGTTACAGAAAAAGATGCACGACTTGCGGATGGTACATTAGCGGGAAGTATTTTAACGATGGAAAAAGCAGTCCAAAATATCCAGTCGATTTTAAATTGCAACTTGAAAGAACTAGTCGCAATCACTTCTGCCAATGCGGCAACTGCACTTGGACTTTCAACAAAAGCAAAATTGAAAGCTGGCATGGATGCGGATGTCGCAATTGTTGACGATGACTTTACTGTCCAAATGACGATTTGCAAAGGAACAATAGCATACAATAAGGAGTGTCAAAAATGA
- a CDS encoding SIS domain-containing protein, which yields MLSSYFKQIQERLEIVEQNETQAMLTAAKKVAAAIQAGGIIQLFGCGHSHILAEEVFYRAGGLVPIKPILVEPLMLHEGAVQSSLLERQNDYATEFLKDQEFQANDVVFVVSTSGRNPVPVDVALAAREKGAFVIGITSPTYADSQTSRHRTGQYLFNAVDLVIDNHSVIGDAVLAYEGVDVRFGPTSTVVGTTILNGIFAEAIKEMADAHFAPPIFLSGNIDGADEHNKKLIDTYSERISLLS from the coding sequence ATGTTGAGTAGTTATTTTAAACAAATTCAAGAGCGTCTGGAAATTGTGGAACAAAATGAAACGCAGGCTATGCTGACAGCTGCTAAAAAAGTAGCAGCAGCTATTCAAGCTGGGGGCATTATTCAATTGTTCGGCTGTGGACATTCGCATATTTTAGCGGAAGAAGTGTTTTACCGAGCCGGAGGGTTGGTACCCATCAAGCCAATTCTCGTGGAACCTTTAATGTTGCATGAAGGCGCCGTTCAATCGTCTCTATTAGAACGGCAAAATGATTACGCTACAGAGTTCTTGAAAGATCAAGAATTCCAAGCGAACGATGTAGTGTTTGTCGTTTCTACTTCTGGCCGCAACCCCGTACCGGTAGACGTTGCGCTTGCTGCCCGGGAAAAAGGTGCGTTTGTTATCGGTATCACGTCACCTACGTATGCCGACAGTCAGACTTCACGTCATCGCACAGGGCAATACTTGTTTAATGCCGTGGACTTAGTGATCGATAACCACTCAGTTATTGGAGATGCTGTTTTGGCATACGAAGGAGTCGATGTTCGATTTGGTCCGACATCCACTGTTGTAGGCACGACCATTTTAAACGGCATTTTTGCAGAAGCTATTAAAGAAATGGCCGATGCTCATTTTGCACCACCCATTTTCTTAAGCGGCAATATCGACGGAGCCGACGAACACAACAAAAAACTGATCGACACATACAGCGAGCGAATTTCGCTGCTATCTTGA
- a CDS encoding YdhK family protein, translating into MIKNKFLLVTMATLTAITLTACGDTEEDTNPADPDNQVEMTEDMDEEKDADAGHGDMNHSSSGEVPEDLMEADNPTFEVGSQAVMSAEHMSGMDGAEATIVGAYDTTAYALSFTPTTGGEPVENHKWVIHEELEDAGDTPLAVGDEAVIAADHMEGMDGASATIDAAEETTVYMVDFIDTESGDKVENHKWVTESELSAE; encoded by the coding sequence ATGATTAAAAATAAGTTTTTACTTGTAACGATGGCGACTTTAACTGCGATTACTTTAACCGCTTGTGGAGATACAGAAGAAGACACCAACCCAGCAGACCCAGACAACCAAGTTGAGATGACTGAAGACATGGATGAGGAAAAAGACGCTGATGCAGGTCACGGAGACATGAATCATTCAAGTTCTGGCGAAGTACCTGAAGATTTAATGGAAGCTGACAATCCAACATTTGAAGTAGGCAGTCAAGCGGTGATGAGTGCTGAACACATGTCAGGTATGGATGGCGCTGAAGCTACTATTGTTGGAGCTTACGATACCACTGCATACGCCTTGAGTTTCACACCGACAACAGGTGGTGAGCCTGTTGAAAATCACAAATGGGTGATTCATGAGGAATTGGAAGATGCAGGCGATACGCCTTTAGCAGTGGGTGACGAAGCTGTTATCGCAGCGGATCATATGGAAGGTATGGACGGCGCATCAGCAACTATCGACGCTGCAGAAGAAACGACCGTATACATGGTAGATTTCATTGATACTGAAAGCGGCGACAAAGTCGAAAACCATAAATGGGTAACAGAAAGCGAGTTATCAGCTGAATAA
- a CDS encoding HPr family phosphocarrier protein — translation MIEKSYTITSEEGLHARPASKLVGAVSPFSADVKMLYKDREVNLKSIMGVMSLGVSKGKTIKVTADGSDEESLMAKVDELIIAEGLGEAVSS, via the coding sequence ATGATTGAAAAAAGCTATACAATTACAAGTGAAGAAGGACTCCATGCGCGTCCAGCATCAAAATTAGTAGGTGCAGTTTCGCCGTTTTCAGCAGATGTAAAAATGCTCTATAAAGACAGAGAAGTAAATTTGAAATCCATCATGGGTGTTATGTCACTGGGTGTCTCTAAAGGTAAAACAATCAAAGTTACTGCTGATGGCAGCGATGAAGAATCGTTAATGGCAAAAGTTGATGAATTGATTATCGCTGAAGGACTTGGAGAAGCAGTATCTAGTTAA